A section of the Gloeobacter violaceus PCC 7421 genome encodes:
- a CDS encoding PIN domain-containing protein yields MSQRIPPPVWRVLLDLNVFVAYVLGLSKGRTDTAAQFLVQCVRDGSCALGPLQLVVSWGMLNRLEVVLMRLGYDPVASKGFAEAVAELARLGPFQEFPSVTLGGMGVVALKDEEDAHVLGTAVAGRARILITANFKDFDAELLRLVPGLVGEIKRPDHDLLVAHPKIAARWFREGNIDFR; encoded by the coding sequence TTGAGCCAGAGGATTCCCCCGCCTGTGTGGCGGGTGTTGCTTGACCTCAATGTCTTTGTGGCCTACGTCCTCGGCTTAAGTAAGGGTCGGACGGATACGGCGGCGCAGTTTCTGGTGCAGTGCGTGCGGGACGGCTCTTGCGCTTTGGGTCCGCTGCAACTGGTCGTTTCCTGGGGGATGCTCAATCGCCTTGAGGTGGTTCTGATGCGCCTGGGCTACGACCCGGTCGCCTCCAAGGGGTTCGCCGAGGCGGTGGCAGAACTAGCCCGGTTGGGTCCATTCCAGGAATTCCCCAGTGTGACTCTTGGAGGGATGGGGGTGGTCGCCCTCAAAGACGAGGAGGACGCCCATGTGCTCGGGACTGCCGTTGCCGGACGAGCCAGAATACTCATCACAGCAAATTTCAAAGACTTCGACGCCGAATTGCTTCGGCTTGTGCCGGGCCTAGTCGGCGAAATCAAGCGCCCTGACCATGATTTACTAGTGGCACACCCGAAGATCGCAGCTCGTTGGTTTCGAGAGGGGAACATTGATTTTCGGTGA
- a CDS encoding 7-carboxy-7-deazaguanine synthase QueE produces the protein MNAASTVVKPVSAQSIPVQETFGPTIQGEGYWAGAVVDFIRLYGCPVGCPWCDTGYADGGPQLPRAVRTFSDLILELKSPRVVISGGEPFIHAALPALVEAIGRTGRAVAIETSGAFWQPVPDWAWVTLSPKEHVSPRHPVNPQMWRRANEVKIVIAGGAELDVYRRFLPPGVPVSLQPEWEARERTLPLTLELLKAHPRYRLSVQLHKYLQVP, from the coding sequence GTGAACGCTGCTTCGACTGTTGTCAAACCCGTGTCCGCCCAAAGCATCCCGGTGCAGGAAACCTTTGGCCCTACTATTCAGGGTGAAGGGTACTGGGCGGGCGCTGTGGTCGATTTCATCCGCCTCTACGGCTGTCCGGTCGGGTGTCCCTGGTGCGATACAGGTTACGCAGACGGCGGCCCCCAACTGCCGCGCGCAGTGCGGACCTTTTCAGACTTGATTTTGGAGCTGAAGTCGCCGCGGGTGGTCATCTCCGGGGGAGAGCCGTTCATTCATGCAGCCCTACCGGCTCTGGTCGAGGCAATCGGCAGGACCGGCCGGGCCGTGGCGATCGAGACGTCGGGAGCCTTCTGGCAGCCGGTGCCCGATTGGGCCTGGGTGACCCTCAGTCCCAAAGAACACGTCTCGCCCCGCCATCCGGTGAACCCGCAGATGTGGCGGCGGGCCAACGAGGTCAAAATCGTGATTGCCGGCGGCGCGGAACTCGATGTTTACCGGCGCTTTTTGCCGCCGGGGGTGCCCGTCTCGCTGCAGCCGGAGTGGGAAGCGCGCGAGCGCACGCTGCCCTTGACCCTCGAACTGCTCAAGGCCCATCCCCGCTACCGGCTCTCGGTGCAGTTGCACAAATACCTCCAGGTGCCGTGA
- a CDS encoding tetratricopeptide repeat protein: MKPKSSFWLIHLLVFGLCLPTAPLTAVAQPAADHQAARLLSRGDVKLQRQDFAGAIEEYSRAIRLDPGHALAYSNRARARLKLGDLQGVIADCTEALRLDPDLAVAYGNRGNARAALGDRTGAAADYSEVIRRDPNNALALHNRALARAALGDTAGALGDLKKAAQLAKAQGDSTLYRSATSRIRQYGTPTVASVRTPKATAVPRSRPVAKSAPTAEPEWQLRVPMEPRPVPLMLGLGIGEGGGPGLAIVNWVASQTRHSGLRTGDRLVALDGRAVDSTADLSAMLRRRRPGEQVALTYRRGGSERTMNLALLDSVVPLEPEEPPRPLGALPVLPPSSRLEAEQIFGWGNVRSVEGPDSEPLVVVGPLASEAVLRERTGALFRRLQPSGVRALAVEVEAPAQPWRAVVSETGVQAQAAQLPWRSAPVTIEAGTYLPVQLDWPADGPPPNEGQDITGRVLYDARDRRGIPLVRAGTAVQGQLVPTAPVGVRLVLASLGANPVAAESEVLPLKEEFELRSGLYGGGDLFNRYFATVYDGQVVGARLREPVVLEGNAPGKPSEATPARTAVVGELLSGNLPGRRDPKQALAFYNQGVRAAAASQWQSAAALWQASLILLPSQPARSALGWVYERMGQELLVRGDAATAAAWLELAVHLRPRSVNASRLLSAAYGRLLAAKASANRSPVQLAYYRHLAARFDLSMGEELGGSGRLFAREPARPTTADYIDSSLVRGQVVRFTRLPIRLYTGGAPEPEMAAAVWRAALKWQTGSGGAVQFMQVEDPLQADIAVVFVAADREGRAGHATFTGLGNRMPMLKVTLGLGHLLGERPGDLPEYVQMLAVHELGHAIGLWGHSDDPEDIMYPEMRGVHEPSGRDLQTLWRLYAMPAGITRP; this comes from the coding sequence ATGAAGCCGAAATCCTCTTTCTGGTTGATCCATCTGCTGGTTTTTGGTCTGTGCCTTCCTACCGCACCGCTGACCGCTGTGGCACAACCGGCAGCCGATCATCAAGCCGCCCGGTTGCTCAGCCGGGGTGACGTCAAACTGCAGCGCCAGGACTTTGCCGGGGCGATCGAGGAGTACAGCCGGGCCATCCGCCTCGATCCCGGTCATGCCCTGGCCTACAGCAACCGGGCACGGGCGCGGTTGAAACTGGGCGATCTGCAAGGGGTAATCGCCGATTGCACCGAGGCCCTCCGCCTCGACCCGGATCTGGCGGTGGCCTACGGCAACCGGGGCAACGCCCGCGCCGCGCTGGGAGATCGCACGGGGGCGGCGGCGGACTACTCAGAAGTGATCCGCCGCGATCCGAACAATGCCCTGGCGCTGCACAACCGCGCCCTGGCCCGCGCCGCTTTGGGAGATACCGCCGGGGCTTTGGGCGACCTCAAAAAGGCGGCCCAATTGGCGAAGGCCCAGGGAGACAGCACTTTGTACCGGTCGGCGACCAGCCGCATCCGCCAGTACGGCACCCCGACCGTCGCCTCTGTCCGTACTCCCAAAGCAACCGCCGTCCCCCGAAGCAGACCGGTCGCCAAATCCGCACCGACTGCCGAACCCGAATGGCAGCTGCGGGTGCCGATGGAGCCTAGACCCGTGCCTTTGATGCTGGGTCTGGGGATCGGCGAAGGGGGCGGGCCGGGACTTGCCATCGTCAACTGGGTGGCAAGCCAGACGCGCCATAGCGGTCTGCGCACCGGGGATCGTTTGGTGGCCCTCGACGGACGGGCCGTGGACAGCACCGCGGATCTCTCGGCGATGCTCAGGCGCCGTCGGCCGGGCGAGCAGGTCGCCCTCACCTACCGGCGCGGCGGCAGCGAACGGACGATGAACCTGGCGCTGCTCGATTCGGTGGTGCCGCTGGAGCCCGAGGAGCCACCCCGGCCGCTCGGTGCGCTGCCGGTCCTCCCGCCTTCTTCCCGACTGGAGGCTGAGCAGATCTTCGGCTGGGGAAACGTGCGGTCTGTCGAAGGACCGGATAGCGAACCCCTGGTTGTCGTCGGGCCGCTCGCAAGCGAAGCCGTGCTGCGGGAGCGGACAGGAGCACTCTTCCGGCGGTTGCAGCCTTCCGGGGTTCGGGCGCTTGCGGTCGAGGTGGAGGCGCCGGCGCAGCCCTGGCGGGCCGTGGTAAGCGAAACCGGGGTGCAGGCGCAGGCGGCTCAACTGCCCTGGCGCAGCGCGCCCGTGACGATCGAGGCCGGCACTTACCTGCCGGTGCAATTGGACTGGCCGGCCGACGGACCGCCGCCCAACGAAGGGCAGGACATCACAGGCAGGGTGCTCTACGACGCGCGCGACCGGCGGGGCATACCGCTTGTTCGGGCGGGCACTGCGGTACAGGGGCAACTCGTTCCGACAGCCCCGGTGGGAGTGCGGCTGGTACTCGCCAGTCTTGGCGCGAATCCCGTGGCGGCTGAATCGGAGGTGCTCCCGCTCAAAGAAGAGTTCGAGTTGCGTAGCGGCCTCTACGGTGGGGGCGACCTGTTCAACCGCTACTTTGCCACGGTCTACGACGGTCAGGTGGTGGGGGCGCGTCTGCGGGAGCCGGTGGTGCTGGAGGGAAATGCTCCGGGTAAACCGTCCGAGGCAACTCCTGCCCGCACAGCGGTAGTCGGAGAGTTGCTAAGCGGCAACCTGCCGGGGCGCCGCGATCCAAAACAAGCTCTCGCTTTTTATAACCAGGGTGTGCGGGCTGCTGCCGCCTCGCAATGGCAATCGGCGGCGGCGCTATGGCAGGCTTCGCTGATATTGTTGCCGTCGCAACCGGCGCGTTCCGCCCTGGGATGGGTCTACGAGCGAATGGGCCAGGAGCTGTTGGTACGGGGCGATGCGGCCACGGCGGCAGCCTGGCTGGAACTGGCTGTGCACCTGCGCCCCAGGAGCGTCAACGCTTCGAGGTTGCTGAGCGCCGCCTACGGCCGTCTGCTTGCAGCCAAAGCATCGGCCAACCGCTCGCCGGTCCAGCTGGCCTACTACCGTCATCTGGCCGCGCGCTTCGATCTTTCCATGGGCGAAGAACTGGGGGGCTCCGGTCGGCTGTTTGCCCGTGAGCCTGCCCGACCGACCACGGCGGACTACATCGATTCGAGCCTGGTGCGCGGTCAGGTGGTCCGCTTCACGCGCCTGCCGATTCGGCTCTATACCGGTGGCGCCCCCGAACCGGAAATGGCCGCCGCCGTCTGGCGGGCCGCCCTCAAATGGCAGACCGGCAGCGGCGGCGCGGTGCAGTTCATGCAGGTGGAAGACCCCCTCCAGGCGGATATCGCCGTGGTTTTTGTCGCGGCGGACCGCGAAGGGCGGGCGGGCCATGCCACCTTCACCGGTCTGGGCAACCGCATGCCCATGCTCAAAGTCACCCTCGGCCTCGGGCACCTGCTGGGCGAGCGACCGGGTGATTTGCCCGAGTACGTCCAGATGCTCGCGGTGCATGAACTCGGCCACGCCATTGGACTGTGGGGCCACAGCGACGACCCCGAGGACATCATGTATCCCGAGATGCGCGGTGTGCACGAACCGTCCGGGCGGGATCTGCAGACGCTCTGGCGTCTGTACGCCATGCCCGCCGGGATCACGCGGCCTTAG
- a CDS encoding acyl-CoA dehydrogenase family protein produces MKRSKDITPPLLFNTAAVGREPLSVGEALTRAGQVADFCAANAARIDEDGAVPIEEFRRLAAAGLLAVPLDASLGGAGLGVSPGRTLALLSVLEQVGRGNLAVGRIYEGHVNALQLIQIFGSREQQSACAAAVHGGKIYNVWNTEDEDGTKIVPLPGDRYRLEGAKTFASGTGLVERPIIGAARPDGGWQMVIVPMELYTGRVDPDWWQPLGMRASASFKVDFSGIELGEDALLGVRGDYLRQPWLTAGVVRFAAVQLGGAAALLDCTREHLRNRGWQEHPYQRERMARAAIAVEGGRLWLQGAAERIDRWLDNPAGPAGGEGLVAYANMVRTAVEAACQEVVQLAAKSVGARCLLRPHPVERIVRDLTLYLRQPAPDAALAQLGTYVIEQNAPIQALWHDGRH; encoded by the coding sequence TTGAAGAGGAGCAAAGACATTACCCCTCCGCTGTTGTTCAACACTGCGGCCGTCGGCCGCGAGCCGCTGTCGGTGGGCGAAGCGCTCACCCGAGCCGGGCAAGTCGCCGATTTTTGCGCCGCCAACGCCGCGCGCATCGACGAAGACGGCGCCGTGCCGATCGAAGAATTTCGGCGGCTGGCAGCGGCGGGACTGTTGGCCGTTCCCCTCGATGCGTCTTTGGGCGGGGCTGGACTCGGGGTGAGCCCCGGCCGCACGCTGGCGCTGCTGAGCGTGCTGGAGCAGGTCGGGCGGGGCAACCTGGCGGTGGGCCGCATCTACGAGGGGCACGTCAACGCCCTGCAGCTGATTCAGATTTTCGGCTCGCGCGAGCAACAGTCGGCCTGTGCCGCAGCCGTGCACGGCGGCAAAATTTACAACGTCTGGAACACCGAGGACGAGGACGGCACGAAGATTGTCCCGCTGCCGGGGGACCGCTATCGCCTGGAGGGGGCTAAGACCTTCGCCTCGGGCACCGGGTTGGTGGAGCGGCCGATCATCGGTGCGGCCCGACCCGACGGCGGCTGGCAGATGGTGATCGTTCCGATGGAACTGTACACGGGGCGCGTCGATCCTGACTGGTGGCAACCGCTCGGGATGCGCGCCTCGGCCAGCTTCAAAGTCGATTTTTCGGGCATCGAGCTGGGAGAAGACGCCCTGCTGGGCGTTCGCGGCGATTATTTGCGCCAGCCCTGGCTGACCGCCGGGGTGGTGCGCTTCGCAGCGGTGCAGTTGGGCGGAGCGGCGGCCCTGCTCGACTGCACCCGCGAACACCTGAGAAACCGCGGCTGGCAAGAACACCCCTACCAGCGCGAGCGCATGGCCCGCGCTGCCATCGCTGTCGAAGGGGGACGCCTGTGGTTGCAGGGGGCGGCCGAGCGCATCGACCGGTGGTTGGACAATCCGGCCGGGCCAGCCGGCGGCGAGGGGTTGGTGGCCTACGCCAACATGGTGCGCACCGCCGTCGAAGCCGCCTGTCAGGAGGTCGTGCAACTGGCCGCCAAGTCCGTGGGGGCGCGCTGTCTGTTGCGCCCACACCCGGTCGAGCGCATCGTGCGGGATCTGACGCTCTATTTGCGCCAGCCCGCCCCAGATGCGGCCCTTGCCCAACTGGGTACCTACGTCATCGAACAAAACGCTCCCATTCAGGCGCTGTGGCACGATGGGCGTCACTAG
- a CDS encoding PP2C family serine/threonine-protein phosphatase: MFGAFVGERRAGWGSLSPRAMMSETWQITGCSVRGASHYTSGLPNQDAITWRTGERPILAVADGHGSIRHFRSQKGSRLAVEAMASTLESFPATLTDPADPAAVEHVAHAHFRVHLVETWRQMVAEHLAKKPVTEAEWQQLEAAAGPAARFFQQHSPETAYGSTALGVLVTEAYLLFVQLGDGDMLCVDAQGATSRPFERDRRFALNQTTSLCLEEAAEETRVCIWPTPSPTLILIATDGYANSYRTEAAFESIGSEYLQFLRAQGIDQLRAELPTVLEDITRRGSGDDITLGVLYRASA, from the coding sequence GTGTTTGGCGCGTTCGTGGGGGAGCGTCGGGCCGGCTGGGGCAGTCTCAGCCCAAGGGCGATGATGAGCGAAACCTGGCAAATCACCGGTTGCTCCGTGCGCGGCGCATCCCACTACACCAGCGGCCTGCCCAACCAGGACGCCATTACCTGGCGCACCGGCGAGCGGCCCATTTTGGCAGTCGCCGACGGCCACGGCAGCATTCGCCACTTCCGAAGCCAGAAAGGATCGCGCCTGGCGGTCGAGGCGATGGCGAGCACGCTCGAAAGTTTCCCGGCCACCCTCACCGATCCGGCGGATCCGGCCGCAGTCGAACATGTGGCCCACGCCCACTTCAGAGTGCATCTGGTGGAAACTTGGCGGCAAATGGTAGCGGAGCACCTGGCAAAAAAGCCGGTCACCGAGGCCGAGTGGCAGCAACTGGAGGCCGCCGCCGGTCCCGCCGCCCGTTTCTTTCAGCAGCACAGTCCCGAAACCGCCTACGGTTCGACCGCGCTGGGGGTGCTCGTTACCGAGGCGTATCTGCTGTTTGTGCAACTGGGGGACGGAGACATGCTCTGCGTTGATGCACAGGGTGCCACAAGCCGTCCTTTTGAGCGCGACCGCCGTTTTGCTCTCAACCAGACCACTTCGCTGTGTTTGGAGGAGGCGGCCGAGGAGACGCGTGTGTGCATCTGGCCGACGCCATCCCCCACCTTGATTCTGATTGCCACCGACGGTTACGCCAACTCTTACCGCACTGAAGCGGCTTTCGAATCGATTGGTTCTGAGTATCTGCAATTTCTGCGCGCCCAGGGGATCGACCAATTGCGCGCCGAACTGCCGACGGTGCTGGAGGATATCACCCGCCGCGGCAGCGGCGACGATATCACCTTGGGTGTTCTTTACCGCGCGTCGGCCTGA
- a CDS encoding GNAT family N-acetyltransferase, whose translation MLPVIDTARLQLRPLVLADEDELCALWSDPEVVRYTSETPLAREVVQEMTRRWVQYNQHSGHGAWAIAVRESGAFAGYCFLRFLQETPDTELGYGLGKPFWGRGYMSETVRAVLDYGLGMGLTRIVAAAMPENVASWRVMERCGMRYEGIKEYKASSGKCYMDKYYAIESSFAAIGQTQP comes from the coding sequence ATGTTGCCCGTGATCGACACGGCCAGGCTGCAGCTTCGGCCCCTGGTGCTCGCGGATGAAGACGAACTGTGCGCGCTCTGGAGTGATCCGGAGGTGGTCCGTTATACCTCCGAGACGCCCCTCGCGCGCGAAGTCGTCCAGGAGATGACCCGGCGCTGGGTACAGTACAACCAGCATTCCGGCCACGGCGCCTGGGCCATTGCCGTCCGGGAGTCTGGGGCGTTCGCAGGGTATTGCTTTTTGAGGTTTTTGCAGGAGACTCCCGATACCGAACTGGGCTACGGCCTGGGTAAACCCTTCTGGGGCAGGGGCTACATGAGCGAGACGGTACGCGCCGTGCTCGACTACGGTTTGGGCATGGGCTTGACGCGCATCGTCGCTGCCGCTATGCCCGAAAATGTCGCCTCCTGGCGGGTGATGGAGAGATGCGGCATGCGCTACGAGGGAATCAAAGAGTACAAGGCCTCCTCGGGCAAGTGCTACATGGATAAGTACTACGCCATCGAAAGCAGCTTCGCCGCTATTGGTCAAACTCAGCCATAA
- a CDS encoding apocytochrome f (cytochrome f, with cytochrome b6, subunit IV, and the Rieske protein, makes up the large subunit of the cytochrome b6-f complex; cytochrome b6-f mediates electron transfer between photosystem II and photosystem I) codes for MKKQWIAGAFGLTAALAGLVSVPQSALAWPSFAAGYEEARESSGKIVCANCHLAVKPTEIEVPQSVLPGKVFDLKIHVPYDTKIQQVGADGSPAPMQIGAYIQLPEGFTVADEKEWSAEAKESIEKYGGVTPLYADKPERSNILIINQIDGSTVPGQEFIVPVKPPDPNAKDAKVNFGKYGVYVGANRGRGQVYSNGVASNTAQYNAPVAGTISAVQTGVTFTDKLQYGLGTEATDFEYTNGTRVTITDEKGKASIVNIPPGPKLLDTVKQGAQIKAGQPLTNDPNVGGYGQEERDIVLQDPQRVTWLVAFLAAAFICQLLLVLKKKQVEKVQEFEAQKQGL; via the coding sequence ATGAAAAAGCAATGGATAGCCGGTGCCTTCGGCTTGACGGCGGCGCTGGCAGGACTGGTGAGCGTGCCGCAGAGCGCCTTGGCCTGGCCGAGTTTTGCCGCAGGCTACGAGGAAGCGCGCGAGTCCTCGGGCAAGATCGTCTGCGCCAACTGCCACCTGGCGGTCAAGCCGACCGAAATTGAAGTGCCGCAGTCGGTGCTGCCCGGCAAGGTTTTCGACTTGAAAATCCACGTCCCCTACGACACCAAAATCCAGCAGGTGGGGGCGGACGGCAGCCCGGCGCCGATGCAGATCGGCGCCTACATTCAGTTGCCGGAAGGTTTTACTGTCGCCGACGAGAAAGAGTGGAGCGCCGAGGCCAAAGAGTCGATCGAGAAGTACGGCGGGGTGACTCCTCTCTATGCCGACAAGCCCGAGCGCTCGAATATTTTGATCATCAATCAGATAGACGGCTCGACGGTGCCGGGGCAGGAATTTATCGTGCCGGTCAAACCCCCCGACCCGAACGCCAAAGACGCCAAGGTCAACTTCGGCAAGTACGGCGTCTATGTGGGCGCCAACCGCGGTCGTGGCCAGGTTTACTCCAACGGTGTGGCGAGCAACACCGCCCAGTACAACGCCCCGGTGGCAGGCACGATTAGCGCCGTCCAGACGGGGGTCACCTTTACCGACAAGCTGCAGTACGGTCTGGGCACCGAGGCTACCGACTTCGAGTACACAAACGGCACCCGGGTGACGATCACCGACGAGAAGGGCAAGGCGAGCATCGTCAATATCCCTCCCGGCCCCAAACTGCTCGACACCGTCAAGCAGGGCGCCCAGATCAAGGCGGGCCAGCCGCTGACCAACGACCCGAACGTCGGCGGTTACGGCCAGGAGGAGCGCGACATCGTTCTGCAAGATCCGCAGCGGGTGACCTGGCTGGTGGCTTTTCTGGCGGCAGCCTTCATCTGCCAGTTGCTGCTGGTGCTCAAGAAAAAGCAGGTCGAAAAAGTGCAGGAGTTCGAGGCGCAGAAGCAGGGTCTTTAA
- the queC gene encoding 7-cyano-7-deazaguanine synthase QueC has translation MTAMKKALVVFSGGQDSTTCAALACREYDEVHAVTFEYNQRHAIELESARAVGQALGLTGHEFIRLGPLLKGTSPLVSDAPLGQYASAAELPAGVEPTFVPGRNILFLTLAANRAFCLGTGDIVIGVCEADFAGYWDCRQVFVEAMARALGEGIYGDANAIRIHTPLMRLTKAETVKLSVEVLGERFEEVLALSHTCYAGVRGGCGRCHACILRDRGFREAGVPDPIWKFRKEPVSL, from the coding sequence ATGACGGCCATGAAAAAAGCGCTGGTGGTCTTCTCGGGCGGTCAGGATTCGACCACCTGCGCCGCCCTCGCTTGCCGCGAGTACGACGAGGTGCACGCGGTCACCTTCGAGTACAACCAGCGCCACGCCATCGAACTGGAGAGTGCGCGGGCGGTGGGGCAGGCTCTGGGTCTTACCGGTCACGAATTTATCCGCCTGGGTCCGTTACTCAAGGGCACCAGTCCCCTGGTCAGCGACGCGCCCCTCGGGCAGTACGCCTCGGCGGCGGAACTGCCTGCGGGTGTGGAGCCCACCTTCGTGCCGGGGCGCAATATTTTGTTTCTCACCCTGGCGGCCAACCGCGCCTTTTGTCTGGGGACGGGCGACATCGTCATCGGGGTGTGCGAGGCCGATTTTGCCGGTTACTGGGACTGCCGACAGGTGTTTGTCGAGGCGATGGCCAGAGCCCTGGGCGAGGGCATTTACGGCGATGCGAATGCTATACGCATCCACACGCCGCTGATGCGTCTCACCAAGGCCGAGACTGTAAAGTTGAGTGTCGAAGTGTTGGGGGAGCGCTTTGAAGAAGTGCTTGCGCTGAGCCACACTTGTTATGCGGGGGTGCGGGGCGGCTGCGGCCGATGCCACGCCTGCATCCTGCGCGACCGGGGCTTCCGCGAGGCGGGGGTGCCCGACCCGATCTGGAAATTTCGCAAAGAGCCCGTCTCGCTGTGA
- a CDS encoding MOSC domain-containing protein, which yields METQSTHITTEAFEAALAKLLDSPRDAGLLEMIVARLPKEKRRTCSEVYLSPDGGLAGDRWLLGKNGRAPDPRAQVSLMNARVLRLIAGEEDRMPLVGDNLIVDLDLSEVNIPIGQRLAVGEAILEVTDKPHTGCSKFNARYGKAALQFINAPERKELHLRGIYARVVQAGVVRLGDKVHKIEGIYS from the coding sequence ATGGAAACGCAGAGCACACACATCACCACCGAAGCGTTCGAGGCGGCCCTCGCGAAGCTTCTAGACTCTCCCCGTGACGCGGGTCTTCTGGAGATGATCGTCGCGCGGCTTCCCAAAGAAAAGCGGCGCACCTGCTCTGAGGTGTATCTGTCTCCCGACGGCGGGCTCGCGGGGGATCGCTGGTTGCTCGGCAAAAACGGCCGCGCGCCGGATCCGCGGGCGCAGGTGTCGCTGATGAATGCGCGGGTACTGCGCCTGATCGCCGGGGAGGAGGACCGTATGCCCCTGGTCGGGGACAACCTGATTGTGGATCTGGACCTAAGTGAAGTGAATATCCCGATTGGCCAGCGCCTTGCGGTTGGCGAAGCGATCCTGGAAGTCACCGATAAGCCCCACACCGGCTGCTCAAAATTCAACGCCCGATACGGCAAAGCGGCGCTGCAATTTATCAACGCTCCTGAGCGCAAAGAATTGCACCTGCGCGGAATCTATGCGCGGGTTGTGCAGGCAGGCGTGGTCCGCCTCGGAGATAAAGTGCACAAAATCGAAGGGATTTATTCGTGA
- the hemJ gene encoding protoporphyrinogen oxidase HemJ, translating into MAYLWFKAFHIVGFVTWFAGLFYLVRLFIYHVEANEQPEAARAILKKQYEIMEKRLLNIITTPGMVLTVAMAVGMLVVQPDWLKAGWLHIKLTLVVLLMGYHFYCMRLRTQLAAGTCRWGPKQLRALNEAPTILLVTIVLLAVFKNDLPTDATAWIVFGLVISFAVTIQLYARKRRLDKEKQLASQGGQQ; encoded by the coding sequence ATGGCCTATCTCTGGTTCAAAGCGTTTCACATCGTCGGGTTTGTCACCTGGTTTGCGGGGCTTTTTTACCTGGTGCGCCTGTTTATCTACCACGTCGAGGCGAACGAGCAGCCCGAAGCGGCCCGGGCCATTCTCAAAAAGCAGTACGAGATCATGGAAAAACGGCTGCTCAACATCATCACGACTCCCGGCATGGTGCTGACGGTGGCGATGGCCGTGGGCATGCTCGTCGTGCAGCCTGACTGGCTCAAAGCGGGCTGGCTGCACATCAAGCTGACCCTGGTGGTGCTGCTCATGGGCTATCACTTCTACTGCATGCGACTGCGCACGCAACTGGCGGCGGGCACCTGCCGCTGGGGTCCAAAGCAACTGCGCGCCCTCAACGAAGCGCCGACCATCTTGCTGGTGACCATCGTGCTGCTGGCGGTCTTCAAAAACGATCTGCCCACCGACGCCACCGCCTGGATCGTCTTCGGGCTGGTGATCAGCTTCGCTGTCACCATTCAGCTCTACGCCCGCAAGCGACGCCTGGACAAAGAAAAACAACTCGCTTCCCAAGGGGGCCAGCAATAA
- a CDS encoding cytochrome b6-f complex iron-sulfur subunit, whose amino-acid sequence MSESAAQEIPMSRRQLLSFVTGGAIAATTAATLYPVVLYFLPPSTAGGGEGVAAKDKEGKDISVSKLLAAATPGEPVLTLGLDVNGGDATYIVINDQKEIANFGINAVCTHLGCVVPWDNGAKQFKCPCHGSVYNADGGLERGPAPQPLALVKATVSDDKVLIAPWTEQDFRCTDLWCNKDPYWVK is encoded by the coding sequence ATGAGTGAATCCGCAGCCCAAGAAATTCCGATGAGTCGGCGCCAGTTGCTCTCCTTCGTCACCGGCGGAGCGATTGCAGCGACGACGGCAGCCACTCTTTACCCTGTGGTCCTGTACTTCCTGCCGCCTTCCACGGCCGGCGGCGGTGAGGGGGTCGCCGCCAAAGACAAAGAAGGCAAGGACATTTCTGTCTCCAAACTGCTGGCCGCAGCGACACCGGGCGAGCCGGTGCTCACCCTGGGCCTCGATGTCAACGGCGGCGACGCCACCTACATCGTGATCAACGATCAAAAAGAGATCGCCAATTTCGGAATCAACGCCGTGTGCACCCACCTGGGCTGCGTGGTGCCCTGGGACAACGGCGCCAAGCAATTCAAGTGCCCCTGCCACGGATCGGTCTACAATGCCGACGGTGGTCTGGAGCGCGGTCCGGCGCCTCAACCGTTGGCGTTGGTCAAAGCCACCGTCTCCGATGACAAGGTGCTGATTGCACCCTGGACCGAGCAGGACTTCCGCTGCACCGACTTGTGGTGCAACAAGGATCCGTACTGGGTGAAGTAA